The following proteins come from a genomic window of Vicinamibacterales bacterium:
- the rplL gene encoding 50S ribosomal protein L7/L12: MADVNQQQVIDYIKGITVMELSGLVKALETELGVSAAAAMPMGMPMGGGAAAGAAPAEEQTEFTVTLTDIGGNKINVIKAVREVTSLGLKEAKDLVESAPKPIKEGVTKDEAASIKKKFEEAGAKVEVK; this comes from the coding sequence ATGGCCGACGTGAATCAGCAGCAGGTGATCGACTACATCAAGGGCATTACCGTGATGGAGCTCTCGGGGCTCGTCAAGGCGCTCGAAACCGAACTGGGCGTGTCCGCCGCGGCGGCGATGCCGATGGGGATGCCGATGGGCGGCGGCGCCGCCGCCGGCGCGGCGCCGGCGGAAGAGCAGACCGAATTCACGGTGACCCTGACCGACATTGGCGGCAACAAGATCAACGTGATCAAGGCGGTCCGCGAAGTCACCAGCCTCGGCCTCAAGGAAGCCAAGGACCTCGTCGAGAGCGCGCCCAAGCCGATCAAGGAAGGCGTGACCAAGGACGAGGCCGCGAGCATCAAGAAGAAGTTCGAGGAAGCCGGCGCGAAGGTCGAAGTCAAGTAA
- the rpoC gene encoding DNA-directed RNA polymerase subunit beta' has protein sequence MRPSFTDAKTTLRADFDAIRISLASPEKIEQWSFGEVTKPETINYRTFKPERDGLFCAKIFGPITDWECLCGKYKRMKHRGVICDKCGVEVTQAKVRRERLGHIKLATPVSHVWFFKGLPSRIGHLLDISLRDLERVLYFEAYVVVDPGETKLVQNQLLTEDQFRKAREEHGYSKFKAQMGAEAIKELLKRVSVDKLAVEMRERMRTETSAQKKLKFAKRLKVVDAFRKSSNKPEWMILDVVPVIPPELRPLVPLDGGRFATSDLNDLYRRVINRNNRLKKLMELKAPDVIIRNEKRMLQEAVDALFDNGRRGRVLRGANNRPLKSLSDTLKGKQGRFRQNLLGKRVDYSGRSVIVVGPELKLHQCGLPKKMALELFKPFIYNKLEERGLVATIKQAKEMVEKQVPEVWDVLEEVIREHPVLLNRAPTLHRLGIQAFEPVLVEGKAIRIHPLVCTAFNADFDGDQMAVHIPLSPEAQIEASTLMMSSKNILSPSNGTPVAVPSQDIVLGCYYLTKAKPGAKGEGRAFACVDDVVLALEAGELETLTPIRLRYTGPLQDMASSRDDQDVLHTEVQMVENKIINTTVGRVIFNDALPKGIPFVNGMLKKKGLQQLVQHCYLTTGIDNTVEMLDSLKQVGFTYATRSGMSIGIQDLIIPQNKAVLSQNAHDEVIKVEQQYLEGAITNGERYNKVIAVWSDVTEKIADAMFGEMEQRDKEGKFNPVYIFADSGARGSKQQIRQLAGMRGLMAKPSGEIIEQPIKANFREGLSVLEYFISTHGARKGLADTALKTADSGYLTRRLVDVAQDVIVSDHDCGTLDGIEARAIVESGEVIEPLRDRIIGRVSLEKIVDPIKGGLILDFNQEIDEQLAADVQDAGIEKVKIRSVLTCASRRGVCKRCYGRDLSTGKLVELGLAVGVVAAQSIGEPGTQLTMRTFHIGGTASRISDQSTLDSKHKGVAKYDNLQTVERPNPSGGVEIVVMNRTGFIVVQDDKGRDRERYQVVYGARLKVKDGEAVDTGKILVEWDPYTFSILTEEKGQIRFKDIIDGVTVQEDLDEVTGLSRLIVVDSPDEKKQPTVEIKSANGTTIRRYIMPVSAHLMVQDGEMVNAGDVLAKIPRETTKTKDITGGLPRVVELFEARKPKDPAVISEIDGSVKYGGVVKGQRKIMIVADDPNAEPREYSIPRGVHVNVQEGDRVRAGDPLMDGPNNPHDILHVLGEKELQKYLVNEIQEVYRLQGVNINDKHIEVITRQMMRWVRVEDVGDTEFLVDEQVDKFRFMEENERVIGNGGHPAKAQPLLLGITKASLSTESFISAASFQETTRVLTEAAISGKIDYLRGLKENVTMGRLIPAGTGFWWYRHVQIPADEPPPPPPVQQPSDDELELDREMEYLVEPEEALDRGITEVE, from the coding sequence ATGAGACCAAGCTTCACCGACGCCAAGACCACCCTGCGCGCCGACTTCGACGCGATCCGGATCAGCCTGGCGTCGCCGGAGAAGATCGAGCAGTGGTCGTTCGGCGAGGTGACCAAGCCGGAAACGATCAACTACCGCACGTTCAAGCCTGAACGCGACGGCTTGTTCTGCGCCAAGATCTTCGGGCCGATCACCGACTGGGAATGCCTGTGCGGCAAGTACAAGCGCATGAAGCATCGCGGCGTGATCTGCGACAAGTGCGGCGTCGAAGTGACACAGGCCAAGGTGCGCCGCGAGCGCCTCGGTCACATCAAGCTGGCGACCCCGGTCAGCCACGTCTGGTTCTTCAAGGGCCTGCCGAGCCGCATCGGGCACCTGCTCGACATCTCGCTGCGCGACCTCGAGCGCGTGCTCTACTTTGAGGCCTACGTGGTGGTGGACCCGGGCGAGACCAAGCTGGTGCAGAACCAGCTGCTCACCGAGGACCAGTTCCGCAAGGCCCGCGAAGAGCACGGCTACTCGAAGTTCAAGGCGCAGATGGGCGCCGAGGCGATCAAGGAGCTGCTCAAGCGCGTCAGCGTCGACAAGCTCGCCGTCGAGATGCGCGAGCGGATGCGCACCGAGACCTCGGCGCAGAAGAAGCTGAAGTTCGCCAAGCGCCTGAAGGTGGTCGACGCCTTCCGCAAGTCGAGCAACAAGCCCGAGTGGATGATCCTGGACGTGGTGCCGGTGATTCCGCCCGAACTGCGCCCGCTGGTGCCACTGGACGGCGGCCGCTTCGCCACCTCCGACCTCAACGACCTCTATCGCCGCGTCATCAACCGCAACAACCGGTTGAAGAAGCTGATGGAGCTGAAGGCGCCGGACGTCATCATCCGCAACGAAAAGCGCATGCTCCAGGAAGCGGTGGACGCGCTGTTCGACAACGGCCGCCGCGGCCGCGTGCTGCGCGGCGCCAACAACCGGCCGCTGAAGTCGCTGTCGGACACCCTCAAGGGCAAGCAGGGCCGCTTCCGCCAGAACCTGCTCGGCAAGCGCGTCGACTACTCCGGCCGTTCGGTGATCGTGGTCGGTCCCGAGCTGAAGCTGCACCAGTGCGGCCTGCCGAAGAAGATGGCGCTCGAGCTGTTCAAGCCGTTCATCTACAACAAGCTCGAGGAGCGCGGCCTGGTCGCCACCATCAAGCAAGCCAAGGAGATGGTCGAGAAGCAGGTCCCCGAAGTGTGGGACGTGCTCGAAGAGGTCATTCGCGAGCATCCCGTGCTGCTCAACCGCGCGCCGACACTGCATCGCCTGGGCATCCAGGCGTTCGAGCCGGTGCTGGTCGAGGGCAAGGCCATCCGCATCCATCCGCTGGTGTGCACGGCGTTCAACGCCGACTTCGACGGCGACCAGATGGCGGTGCACATCCCGCTGTCGCCCGAGGCCCAGATCGAAGCCTCGACGCTGATGATGTCGTCGAAGAACATCCTGTCGCCCAGCAACGGCACGCCCGTGGCGGTGCCGTCGCAGGACATCGTGCTCGGCTGCTACTACCTGACCAAGGCCAAGCCGGGCGCCAAGGGTGAAGGCCGCGCCTTTGCCTGCGTCGACGACGTGGTCCTGGCGCTGGAGGCCGGCGAGCTCGAGACGCTGACCCCGATCCGCCTGCGCTACACCGGCCCGCTGCAGGACATGGCCTCGTCGCGCGACGACCAGGACGTGCTGCACACCGAAGTGCAGATGGTCGAGAACAAGATCATCAACACCACCGTCGGCCGCGTCATCTTCAACGACGCGCTGCCGAAGGGCATTCCGTTCGTCAACGGCATGCTCAAGAAGAAGGGCCTGCAGCAGCTGGTCCAGCATTGCTACCTGACGACCGGCATCGACAACACGGTCGAGATGCTCGACAGCCTCAAGCAGGTCGGCTTCACCTACGCCACCCGCTCGGGCATGTCGATCGGCATTCAGGACCTGATCATTCCGCAGAACAAGGCGGTCCTCTCGCAGAACGCCCACGACGAGGTGATCAAGGTCGAACAGCAGTACCTCGAGGGCGCGATCACCAACGGCGAGCGCTACAACAAGGTCATCGCGGTGTGGTCGGACGTCACCGAGAAGATCGCCGACGCCATGTTCGGCGAGATGGAACAGCGCGACAAGGAAGGCAAGTTCAACCCGGTTTACATCTTCGCCGACTCCGGCGCCCGCGGTTCGAAGCAGCAGATCCGCCAGCTGGCGGGCATGCGCGGCCTGATGGCGAAGCCGTCGGGCGAAATCATCGAGCAGCCGATCAAGGCCAACTTCCGCGAAGGCCTCTCGGTGCTCGAGTACTTCATCTCGACCCACGGCGCGCGCAAGGGCCTGGCCGACACGGCGCTGAAGACCGCCGACTCGGGCTACCTGACCCGCCGCCTGGTCGACGTGGCGCAGGACGTGATCGTCTCGGATCACGACTGCGGCACCCTGGACGGCATCGAGGCCCGGGCGATCGTCGAAAGCGGCGAGGTCATCGAGCCGCTGCGCGACCGCATCATCGGCCGCGTCTCGCTCGAGAAGATCGTCGACCCGATCAAGGGCGGCCTGATTCTCGACTTCAACCAGGAGATCGACGAACAGCTGGCGGCCGACGTGCAGGACGCCGGCATCGAGAAGGTGAAAATCCGCTCGGTGCTGACCTGCGCCTCGCGCCGCGGCGTCTGCAAGCGCTGCTACGGCCGCGACCTCTCGACCGGCAAGCTGGTCGAGCTCGGCCTGGCGGTCGGCGTGGTCGCCGCGCAGTCGATCGGCGAGCCCGGCACGCAGCTGACGATGCGCACGTTCCACATCGGCGGCACGGCCTCGCGCATTTCCGACCAGTCAACCCTCGACTCGAAGCACAAGGGCGTGGCCAAGTACGACAACCTGCAGACGGTCGAGCGTCCGAACCCGTCCGGCGGCGTCGAGATCGTGGTCATGAACCGCACCGGCTTCATCGTCGTGCAGGACGACAAGGGCCGCGACCGCGAGCGTTACCAGGTGGTCTACGGCGCGCGTCTCAAGGTCAAGGACGGCGAAGCCGTCGACACCGGCAAGATCCTCGTCGAGTGGGATCCCTACACCTTCTCGATCCTGACCGAAGAGAAGGGGCAGATCCGGTTCAAGGACATCATCGACGGCGTCACCGTCCAGGAAGACCTCGACGAGGTCACGGGCCTGTCCCGTCTCATCGTCGTCGACTCGCCGGACGAGAAGAAGCAGCCGACGGTGGAAATCAAGTCCGCGAACGGCACCACGATTCGCCGCTACATCATGCCGGTCAGTGCCCACCTGATGGTGCAGGACGGCGAGATGGTCAACGCCGGCGACGTGCTGGCGAAGATCCCGCGCGAGACTACCAAGACCAAGGACATCACGGGCGGCCTGCCGCGCGTGGTCGAACTGTTCGAGGCCCGCAAGCCGAAGGATCCGGCCGTGATCAGCGAGATCGACGGCTCGGTCAAGTACGGCGGCGTGGTCAAGGGCCAGCGCAAGATCATGATCGTGGCCGACGACCCGAACGCCGAGCCGCGTGAATACAGCATCCCCCGTGGTGTGCACGTCAACGTCCAGGAAGGCGACCGCGTCCGCGCCGGCGACCCGCTGATGGACGGCCCCAACAACCCGCACGACATTCTCCACGTGCTGGGCGAGAAGGAACTGCAGAAGTACCTGGTCAACGAGATCCAGGAGGTCTACCGCCTGCAGGGCGTGAACATCAACGACAAGCACATCGAGGTGATCACTCGCCAGATGATGCGCTGGGTCCGCGTCGAAGACGTCGGCGACACGGAATTCCTGGTCGACGAGCAGGTTGACAAGTTCCGGTTCATGGAAGAGAACGAGCGCGTCATCGGCAACGGCGGCCACCCGGCCAAGGCCCAGCCGCTGCTGCTCGGTATTACCAAGGCGTCGCTGTCGACCGAGTCGTTCATCTCGGCGGCATCGTTCCAGGAGACCACGCGCGTCCTCACCGAGGCCGCCATCTCCGGGAAGATCGACTACCTGCGCGGCCTGAAGGAAAACGTGACGATGGGACGCCTGATCCCCGCCGGCACGGGCTTCTGGTGGTACCGGCACGTGCAGATTCCGGCGGACGAGCCGCCACCGCCGCCGCCGGTGCAGCAGCCGAGCGACGACGAGCTGGAACTGGATCGCGAGATGGAATATCTCGTCGAGCCGGAAGAAGCACTCGACCGGGGGATCACCGAAGTCGAGTAA
- a CDS encoding VOC family protein gives MADKLLGSFVWCELMSTDTAAAESFYKKVMRWTSVPFAPDGSYIVFNNLAGAGVGGLMLLPDAARQMGAPPNWMMYVGTPNVDDTAIRIAQLGGRVLKQPADIPDAGRFAVVQDPFGAAFGIFQPPPNRPGRGGQPGVGDFSWFELYTPNPEGAWKFYETLFGWEKTSAIDMGEMGVYQMFGRGGGIPNGGIMKPPPGAPAAWMPYALVKDAKAAAAIAAANGGKIVNGPMEVPGGDWIAQGMDPQGAMFAVHSLNPTSAKASASAKATADRSAGKPAKKAAPPKKKAKKAPKKAAPTSTKATAGKAKKAKAKPVKRSAKKAKPAKKKAAKKKTAKRKK, from the coding sequence ATGGCTGACAAACTTCTCGGATCGTTCGTGTGGTGTGAACTGATGTCCACGGACACGGCGGCAGCCGAGTCCTTTTACAAGAAAGTCATGCGGTGGACGTCGGTGCCCTTCGCTCCTGACGGCTCCTACATCGTCTTCAACAACCTCGCGGGCGCAGGCGTGGGCGGCCTGATGCTGCTGCCGGACGCCGCCAGGCAGATGGGCGCGCCGCCGAACTGGATGATGTACGTCGGGACGCCGAACGTCGACGACACCGCCATTCGGATCGCCCAACTCGGCGGCCGCGTGCTGAAACAGCCCGCCGACATTCCCGACGCGGGCCGCTTTGCCGTCGTTCAGGATCCGTTCGGGGCGGCGTTCGGCATCTTCCAGCCCCCACCAAACAGGCCCGGCAGAGGCGGCCAGCCCGGTGTGGGCGACTTCTCGTGGTTCGAGCTCTACACGCCCAACCCAGAGGGCGCGTGGAAGTTCTACGAGACCTTGTTTGGATGGGAGAAGACGTCGGCCATCGACATGGGCGAGATGGGCGTGTACCAGATGTTCGGACGCGGCGGCGGCATCCCCAACGGCGGGATCATGAAGCCGCCACCGGGCGCGCCGGCGGCATGGATGCCCTATGCGCTGGTCAAGGATGCGAAGGCGGCGGCGGCGATTGCGGCCGCCAACGGCGGCAAGATCGTCAACGGCCCGATGGAAGTGCCCGGCGGCGACTGGATCGCGCAAGGCATGGATCCGCAGGGCGCGATGTTCGCCGTGCACTCGCTGAATCCCACCTCCGCCAAGGCTTCCGCCTCCGCTAAAGCTACGGCGGACAGGTCGGCGGGCAAGCCGGCGAAGAAAGCCGCGCCCCCGAAGAAGAAGGCGAAAAAGGCGCCCAAGAAGGCCGCTCCCACCTCCACCAAGGCTACGGCGGGCAAGGCGAAAAAGGCGAAGGCCAAGCCGGTGAAGAGGTCGGCAAAGAAAGCGAAGCCGGCAAAGAAGAAAGCGGCCAAGAAGAAGACGGCGAAACGGAAGAAGTAG
- a CDS encoding DUF6152 family protein, with amino-acid sequence MSQRLWIAVVGAALLAAGSQLLAHHAFSAEFDASAPVSLRGPVTKVEWINPHAWIHMEHKAANGKTEIWMVEGGTPNTLQRNGISRDSIKIGTVIVVSGYRAKDGRMRANGRDITFPDGRTLFMGSSGTGAPKDGRDPNDKPRPKGPVR; translated from the coding sequence ATGTCACAGAGGCTTTGGATTGCGGTCGTCGGCGCGGCACTTTTGGCCGCCGGCAGCCAGTTGTTGGCCCACCACGCGTTCTCCGCCGAATTCGACGCCAGCGCCCCCGTCTCGCTGCGCGGGCCGGTCACCAAGGTCGAGTGGATCAACCCGCACGCGTGGATTCACATGGAGCACAAGGCCGCCAACGGCAAGACCGAGATCTGGATGGTCGAGGGTGGCACGCCGAATACGCTGCAACGCAACGGCATCTCCCGCGACTCGATCAAGATCGGCACGGTGATCGTCGTCTCGGGCTACCGCGCGAAGGACGGCCGCATGCGGGCCAACGGCCGCGACATCACGTTCCCAGACGGCCGCACCCTGTTCATGGGGTCGTCCGGCACCGGCGCGCCGAAAGACGGCCGCGACCCCAACGACAAACCTAGGCCGAAGGGGCCGGTCCGCTAG
- a CDS encoding GAF domain-containing protein — translation MAHSGKEMEPTTQSGERTWRRGAVFAAGAVVAGVGLLALLGWLTNQSVLTTWAAATVPMAPVTALLAVLLGAALVLCAPSQPRSSARRAARVIAGAGAAATLGLWLMRLVGWLPRFELLGLPVTGAIGGARIGFISPITAACFLVADLTLLGLIPPVTRTGWKQVARRAAAAALVGTGFTLVVGNVLGAPLLVGLATIPVSFGASAVVFVSGLALWVLAGRSHATPLVAAPVRPFVWIFVAVVAVIMGGGYAYYRQLERELRADIEHQLEAVAELKVATLNQWRRERLGDANLLFRSASITGLLRRVLLAPGDGAARRRLREWFRSYDAYLQYDRMYVFDADGTVRASLPVSDDQPSVIISTQVSSVLRTGRVAVQDFYRDERDGRVHLAVVVPIVGDGEGAPPIGALSLRIDPTLFLFPFIERWPGVSASAETLLVRRDGDHAQHLNDLRFAPGAALRLRVPLAKTENVSVKAALGETGTLEGVDYKGAPALAVARAIPDSPWHLVARIDLAEFHAQLWQRLRVVSAFGGLLLLSAGSGLGLAWRNQRLAFYRERSALATDLGATAAQLRELLDNSPTIVYALENVDGELSPTAVSGNIERILGYTTAEVLQPSFWLSHVHPEDRSKAVAAMAALDTSDGMSHEYRFVRKDGSELWVMDRLNVTRRDARGPVAVAGSWHDVTERKHQELRARRLTQLYAALSQCNEAIVRSTSAAELFPRICEAAVSDGGMAMAWVGLTNEATLMVDPVASFGAGTGYLDGIQISVCGDSPLGQGPTGTSIRENRAVWVEDFRTDPRTQAWHERARGYGWAASAGLPLTREGRAVGALTIYATTPDAFDADGRRLLNEMATDISFALDTFAREAHRRGAEEAVRASLHEKEALLMEVHHRVKNNLQVISSLLRLEAGRSARLEVTAVLAEMQSRVMSMALLHETLYRSGNLAAVDLAVYLSQLGNQIVRSLAPASGVTLHLDVDPISIELEQAVPCGLLVNELISNALKHAFPDGRRGDIRIEAHPLNGGPEIRLVVSDSGIGLPADFEEARQRSLGLQLVADLARQLRGTLNIQAGARTTFTLTFVPRTTAGAPSSRSVS, via the coding sequence GTGGCCCATTCGGGCAAGGAGATGGAGCCCACGACGCAGTCCGGCGAACGGACGTGGAGAAGGGGTGCCGTCTTTGCGGCAGGGGCAGTGGTCGCCGGCGTTGGGCTGTTGGCTCTGCTCGGCTGGCTCACGAACCAATCCGTCCTCACGACCTGGGCCGCGGCCACCGTGCCGATGGCGCCGGTCACGGCGCTCCTGGCCGTGTTGCTTGGCGCCGCCCTCGTCCTGTGTGCTCCCAGTCAGCCACGATCATCCGCGCGCCGCGCCGCGAGGGTGATTGCCGGCGCCGGCGCCGCCGCGACGCTGGGTCTGTGGCTGATGCGCCTCGTGGGGTGGTTGCCGCGGTTCGAGTTGCTGGGCCTGCCGGTCACCGGCGCCATCGGCGGCGCTCGCATCGGCTTCATCTCTCCGATCACGGCGGCCTGTTTCCTGGTCGCCGACCTCACGTTGTTGGGTCTCATCCCGCCGGTGACCAGGACCGGATGGAAGCAAGTGGCCCGCCGTGCGGCGGCGGCCGCGCTGGTTGGCACGGGGTTCACACTCGTCGTCGGCAATGTCCTCGGCGCGCCGTTGCTGGTCGGCCTGGCCACGATTCCCGTCTCGTTCGGCGCGAGCGCCGTGGTGTTTGTCAGCGGCCTGGCCTTGTGGGTGCTGGCCGGCCGTTCCCACGCGACGCCGCTGGTGGCGGCGCCGGTCCGCCCCTTCGTCTGGATCTTCGTCGCGGTGGTGGCCGTCATCATGGGCGGAGGCTACGCCTACTACCGGCAGCTCGAGCGGGAGCTGCGCGCCGACATCGAGCACCAGCTCGAAGCCGTCGCCGAACTGAAGGTGGCCACCTTGAACCAATGGCGGCGGGAGCGGCTGGGCGACGCCAACCTGCTGTTCCGCAGCGCCTCGATTACGGGCCTGCTGCGCCGCGTGCTGCTGGCGCCCGGCGACGGCGCCGCCCGGCGGCGGCTTCGAGAGTGGTTCCGCAGCTACGACGCCTACCTGCAGTACGACCGCATGTACGTGTTCGATGCCGACGGCACCGTGCGCGCATCACTGCCGGTCAGCGACGACCAGCCGTCGGTCATCATCAGCACACAGGTGTCATCGGTGCTTCGCACCGGGCGGGTGGCCGTCCAGGATTTCTACCGCGACGAGCGTGACGGCCGTGTCCACCTGGCCGTCGTCGTCCCGATTGTCGGCGACGGCGAGGGGGCGCCGCCGATCGGCGCGCTGTCCCTCCGCATCGACCCCACCCTCTTCCTGTTTCCCTTCATCGAGCGGTGGCCTGGCGTCAGCGCGTCGGCGGAAACGCTGCTGGTACGGCGGGATGGCGATCACGCCCAGCATCTCAACGACCTCCGGTTCGCTCCCGGCGCGGCGCTGCGCCTGCGCGTGCCCCTGGCGAAGACCGAGAACGTGTCGGTGAAGGCCGCCCTGGGCGAGACCGGCACGCTGGAGGGTGTGGACTACAAGGGGGCGCCGGCCTTGGCTGTGGCCCGCGCCATTCCGGATTCGCCGTGGCACCTGGTGGCGCGCATCGACCTCGCCGAGTTCCACGCCCAACTGTGGCAGCGCCTTCGCGTGGTGTCCGCGTTCGGCGGCCTGCTGCTGCTCAGCGCGGGATCGGGGCTGGGCCTCGCGTGGAGGAATCAGCGCCTGGCGTTCTACCGGGAGCGGTCGGCCCTGGCGACCGACCTCGGGGCCACCGCCGCGCAGTTGCGAGAGCTGCTGGACAACAGTCCCACGATTGTCTACGCGCTCGAGAACGTGGACGGCGAGTTGAGCCCCACCGCGGTCAGCGGCAACATCGAGCGCATCCTCGGCTACACCACTGCGGAGGTGCTTCAACCCTCGTTCTGGCTGTCGCACGTACACCCCGAGGACCGCTCGAAAGCGGTGGCGGCCATGGCGGCGCTGGACACCAGTGATGGGATGTCGCACGAGTACCGGTTCGTGCGGAAAGATGGCTCGGAACTGTGGGTGATGGATCGGTTGAACGTGACGCGCCGGGACGCGCGCGGGCCGGTCGCGGTGGCGGGGAGCTGGCACGACGTCACCGAGCGCAAGCACCAGGAACTGCGGGCGCGGCGTCTGACCCAGTTGTACGCCGCTCTGAGCCAGTGCAACGAAGCCATCGTGCGGAGCACCAGCGCAGCGGAGTTGTTTCCCCGCATTTGCGAGGCCGCCGTCAGCGACGGCGGCATGGCCATGGCGTGGGTGGGTCTCACCAACGAGGCCACCCTGATGGTCGACCCCGTCGCGTCCTTCGGCGCGGGCACCGGGTATCTCGACGGCATCCAAATCTCGGTTTGCGGCGACAGCCCCTTAGGCCAGGGCCCAACCGGCACCTCCATCCGGGAGAACAGGGCGGTCTGGGTCGAGGACTTCCGGACCGACCCGCGAACGCAGGCCTGGCACGAGCGCGCGAGGGGGTACGGCTGGGCGGCCTCCGCGGGCCTGCCGCTCACGCGCGAGGGCCGGGCGGTCGGGGCCCTGACGATCTACGCCACCACGCCGGACGCCTTTGACGCCGATGGCCGCAGGTTGCTGAACGAGATGGCCACCGACATCAGCTTCGCCCTGGACACGTTCGCGCGCGAAGCGCACCGCCGCGGCGCCGAGGAGGCCGTGCGGGCGTCGCTCCACGAGAAGGAGGCACTTCTCATGGAAGTGCATCACCGCGTGAAGAACAACCTGCAGGTCATCAGCAGCCTGCTGCGGCTGGAGGCCGGTCGCTCGGCGCGTCTGGAGGTGACGGCCGTGCTGGCGGAGATGCAAAGCCGCGTAATGTCGATGGCCCTGCTCCACGAAACGCTCTATCGATCGGGAAACCTCGCGGCGGTCGACCTGGCTGTCTACCTTTCGCAACTGGGCAACCAGATCGTCCGGTCGTTGGCGCCGGCCTCTGGCGTGACCCTGCACCTCGACGTGGATCCGATCTCCATCGAGCTCGAACAGGCGGTGCCGTGCGGCCTGCTGGTCAACGAACTGATCTCCAACGCCTTGAAGCATGCCTTCCCTGATGGCCGTCGGGGCGACATCCGCATCGAGGCGCATCCGCTGAACGGTGGGCCTGAGATTCGGCTAGTGGTGTCCGACTCCGGCATCGGCCTGCCGGCTGACTTCGAAGAGGCCCGGCAACGCTCGCTCGGCCTGCAACTGGTGGCCGACCTGGCGCGCCAACTGCGCGGAACGCTGAACATCCAGGCCGGCGCCCGCACCACCTTCACCCTGACCTTCGTGCCGCGAACGACGGCCGGGGCGCCGTCGAGCCGGAGCGTGTCATGA